The nucleotide sequence TTAGAAACTATTTTTGATAAATAACAACTCCGTAATTTTCTATTTCTCTTTTTAACTCTTCATTTTGTAAAGTCTCGAAGTTAATTACATCAAAATAAAATGGTAAGGGTAGCTCTTCATTTAAAATGACCCTCAATCTATTAACGGTATTATCACTTATTTCTTTTCCAAAAACTGCCACATCAATATCGGAACCTCTTTTATAATTACCTTTACTTCTACTTCCGAAAACAACTGCTTTGTCTATATCTGGAAACTTATATATAGTATTAACTATTAAATCCATACTTTTTTTAGAAATTCCAAATTTCATACTTGGTCACCTAAATATTCATATACTTGAGATAACCCTCTATAATACTCACTTTAATTTTTTCTATTGCTAAGTTAAACCTTTCTTGATCGTAAGTATTGGCTAAAAGGTTTCGTTTCTCTAACATATCCATCCAAACTTCCCCATCTTCTATAATGTTATACCG is from Anaerobranca gottschalkii DSM 13577 and encodes:
- a CDS encoding nucleotidyltransferase domain-containing protein; translation: MKFGISKKSMDLIVNTIYKFPDIDKAVVFGSRSKGNYKRGSDIDVAVFGKEISDNTVNRLRVILNEELPLPFYFDVINFETLQNEELKREIENYGVVIYQK